The window GTTCCGTTATCTCATACCCAGCGGCTTTAAACTCGCTCAGCAACCGCTCTAGGATAGAGGAGTATTTCGTCATCCGTAAGCCCGGTACATTCTCCATCACAAAGTAGCGAGGCTGGAGTTCTTTCACAAGGCGGCAAAACTCAAACACCAGGGTGTTACGCACGTCATCAATCTGGCGTTTGCCGATGGTCGAAAATCCCTGGCAAGGAGGGCCACCAAACACTAAGTCAATGGGAATTTTCGAGACAGGAGCATGGCTGCTTCTGCTTCGTTGCCTGTTCTTTGCGGCCCACTCTGCCACAGCCTTCTGAATGTCCTGACCTGACAATTGAGCGACATCTGCACATAAAACCTTGGTCTGGGGAAAGTTAAAGGCATGTACCAACCCATGAATCGGGTCGTGTTCAACCGCTACGGCGACATCAAATCCCGCCTGCTCAATCCCTAGGGAAAAGCCACCGGCACCGGCAAATAAATCAATTGCTACGGGTCGGCGTGAGGAATGCATGATGCCATATCCATTGGGGACGGCGTAATCTTCACAGGACGGTATCTCTATCGCTGATCTCCTGAATATCTTAGGGATATTCTGACCTGAGAGTATCCCTCAAGGACAGGAGCGAGAAATATTTTTTCTCATTCCTTGACAGTTTTTGTAGTATTTATGTAGTATAAATATATGGCGTTCAGCCAAAAGATTGGAACCTTTATTCGTTTTCTATTCCACGCCCTGCCGCTAGAAAGTTTACATACTAGCCAAATGGGAAAGGCCCTTGACGGGCGTTAAAGATTATGCATCTATTCTTTGGGAACACTGCGCGAATAATTCCTGCGTAGGAACAAACAGCTTTCTTAACTTGCGCGAAGTGCCCATCCATAAAACGGGTAGGGTAACCAAGCGAGTGATTGATTAATTATTCATCTTTTATAGGAAGTATAGGAGGGTAGCCATGTCTGTTAAGACGATGGAAATTCTTGATCAGTTAAAATCTTTAACGATACTCGAAACATCTGAACTTGTTAAGCAGATTGAAGAGACTTTTGGTGTTGATGCTTCAACAACTAGGGTAATACCTGGAATTCCAATTCAGCCAGAGATTCTGATAGGTTATGAACCTGTACAGACTGAGTTTGACGTGGTGCTAGAAGAAGTCCCTGCTGATAAGAAAATTGCGATTCTTAAGGTAGTACGAAC is drawn from Microcoleus sp. AS-A8 and contains these coding sequences:
- the rplL gene encoding 50S ribosomal protein L7/L12, yielding MSVKTMEILDQLKSLTILETSELVKQIEETFGVDASTTRVIPGIPIQPEILIGYEPVQTEFDVVLEEVPADKKIAILKVVRTVTGLALKEAKDFVESAPKVVKEAVELEAAEDIKQQLELAGAKVSLQ